From a single Thalassophryne amazonica chromosome 7, fThaAma1.1, whole genome shotgun sequence genomic region:
- the wu:fe05a04 gene encoding zinc finger protein 354A, whose protein sequence is MSIEYTIDIQLTELGFPEILDSEEAASRTTVKGAGHRASSKPTAESPTSTEQKATTREENGMQTVDDDEWEAPQNSSEVQMNAESDSDDSAVSEVFEEEELEDEEDYEEDEEEALNDELSQTGDYRCNVCELRLPSSFKLKEHMNQHTGARPYRCAECQKRFCQISNYRAHLRKHAQAKELLRCRICLKGFRSVLDLNDHLAVNHLEKEFYECDLCKRVFASLKACQFHVQLHKSKVGFTCTTCGRRYSTSQSFAHHLKKTCCYILRCTDCTKTFTQKNALLKHSFSHLGLLPYTCVQCGCHFRLAKLYHQHKCQPQRINCVACLREFLNEVDFQQHKKDTGCWGHLEAKPDEIRCLECGQSFDTKEELKKHSGAHQRVLKCVECGKGFRSALLLMSHMGGHASKSPCLCQTCGVGFPHQQGYDSHLKTCGKTPLPTSAPKKREASKKSAPETPKVGIDPRPLETSGFSVGTNSSKTPTLNKGSNVSETSGFSVGTNNSKTPTLNKGSNVSETSGFSVSTNNSKTPTLNKGSNPSATSGFCVSTNSAKTPTLNIGSKPSETSGFSVSTNSSKKPTFNIGSNSSETSGFSISTNTSKAPKLHINAAFPEILNRSTSAQPSRTLQPSGKSSPSVLAACVDVSDPANKPVTTHAMLLKKPAQPVEDSANLGLVTEGVGSLLPEGFWKLTLDKEPPPGAKLVLFLPVCSQTNELSLPSVVSQTIPAVDTQVAPLDLSKKGTSVQSAVNNMSPVSVKRQLAELKVSGEAVCTERELNKQESKEMTPEAKTNTEVRQLTTDVRDLPNHIICSGSPALAKAVKEEPQSSGFDCHLQTSKTNQLSDCSPAKQIKLEDEISYSTYADSHVDVRYN, encoded by the exons ATGTCCATCGAGTACACCATTGATATCCAACTGACAGAGTTGGGATTTCCGGAGATCTTGGATTCAGAGGAAGCAGCATCGAGAACAACTGTCAAAGGTGCTGGACATCGTGCATCATCAAAACCCACAGCAGAAAGTCCAACATCTACTGAACAGAAGGCCACTACACGGGAAGAAAATGGAATGCAAactgttgatgatgatgaatggGAAGCACCCCAAAATTCATCAGAGGTGCAGATGAATGCAGAGAGTGACTCGGATGACAGCGCTGTTTCAGAGGTATTTGAGGAAGAAGAGCTGGAAGATGAGGAGGACTATGAGGAAGATGAAGAGGAAGCGCTAAATGATG AGTTGAGTCAGACAGGAGACTACCGCTGCAACGTCTGCGAGCTTCGACTGCCCTCCAGCTTCAAACTCAAAGAGCACATGAACCAACACACAGGGGCTCGTCCATACCGTTGTGCTGAATGTCAAAAGCGCTTCTGCCAGATTTCCAACTACCGTGCCCACCTGCGTAAACATGCTCAGGCTAAAGAGCTTTTGCGTTGCCGTATTTGTCTGAAAGGCTTTCGGTCAGTTCTAGACTTGAATGACCACCTGGCCGTGAATCACTTGGAAAAGGAGTTTTATGAGTGTGACTTGTGCAAACGTGTATTTGCTTCTTTGAAGGCATGTCAATTCCACGTGCAGTTACACAAATCCAAAGTAGGTTTTACATGCACAACGTGTGGCCGCCGTTATTCTACTTCACAGTCCTTCGCACACCATCTGAAGAAGACATGCTGTTACATTTTAAGATGCACTGATTGTACAAAGACCTTTACTCAGAAGAACGCTCTCCTGAAACACAGTTTCTCCCATCTCGGTTTGTTGCCTTACACCTGTGTACAATGCGGCTGCCACTTTCGCCTTGCAAAGCTGTACCACCAACACAAATGCCAACCCCAGCGCATTAACTGCGTTGCATGTCTGAGAGAATTTCTCAACGAGGTGGACTTTCAGCAGCACAAAAAGGACACAGGCTGCTGGGGCCATCTGGAGGCAAAGCCAGATGAGATCCGCTGTCTGGAGTGTGGCCAGTCATTTGATACTAAAGAAGAGCTGAAGAAACACAGTGGCGCTCACCAGAGAGTGCTGAAATGTGTCGAATGTGGAAAGGGCTTCCGGTCAGCCTTGCTGTTAATGTCCCACATGGGTGGTCACGCCAGCAAATCTCCCTGCCTCTGTCAGACATGTGGAGTAGGTTTTCCTCATCAGCAGGGCTATGACAGTCACCTGAAGACCTGCGGAAAAACACCCCTACCTACG AGTGCCCCAAAGAAACGTGAGGCCTCCAAGAAGTCTGCACCTGAGACACCCAAAGTCGGTATCGATCCACGCCCCCTTGAGACATCTGGGTTCAGTGTCGGCACCAACAGTTCCAAGACACCGACACTTAATAAAGGTTCAAACGTCTCTGAGACATCTGGGTTCAGTGTCGGCACCAACAATTCCAAGACACCTACACTTAATAAAGGTTCAAACGTCTCTGAGACATCTGGGTTCAGTGTCAGCACCAACAATTCCAAGACACCTACACTTAATAAAGGTTCAAACCCCTCTGCGACATCTGGGTTCTGTGTCAGCACCAACAGTGCCAAGACACCTACACTTAATATAGGTTCAAAACCCTCTGAGACATCTGGGTTCAGTGTCAGCACCAACAGTTCCAAGAAACCTACATTTAATATAGGTTCAAACTCCTCTGAGACATCTGGGTTCAGTATCAGCACCAACACTTCTAAGGCACCCAAACTCCATATCAACGCAGCCTTCCCTGAAATACTGAATCGCAGTACAAGTGCACAACCTTCAAGAACACTGCAGCCCAGTGGCAAGTCGAGCCCCTCTGTATTAGCAGCATGTGTAGATGTATCAGATCCAGCAAACAAACCAGTCACTACTCATGCTATGCTATTAAAGAAACCTGCTCAACCGGTGGAGGATTCTGCCAATCTTGGACTTGTGACAGAAGGTGTTGGATCTCTGCTACCAGAAGGGTTTTGGAAACTAACACTTGATAAAGAGCCACCTCCTGGTGCTAAGCTTGTCTTGTTTCTGCCTGTCTGTAGTCAAACCAATGAGTTGTCATTGCCATCTGTTGTCTCTCAGACAATACCAGCTGTAGATACACAGGTAGCACCTCTGGATTTATCAAAGAAAGGTACTTCAGTTCAGTCTGCTGTCAATAATATGTCTCCTGTTTCTGTTAAAAGACAGCTCGCGGAGCTGAAGGTCTCAGGAGAGGCTGTTTGCACAGAGCGTGAACTAAACAAGCAAGAAAGCAAAGAGATGACCCCAGAAGCTAAAACAAATACTGAAGTGAGGCAGCTGACAACGGATGTGAGAGATCTCCCTAATCACAtcatttgttcagggtcacctgcaCTCGCAAAAGCAGTTAAGGAGGAGCCTCAGTCTTCAGGTTTTGATTGTCATTTGCAGACATCCAAAACAAACCAGCTGTCAGACTGTAGCCCAGCAAAACAAATTAAACTTGAGGATGAAATTTCATACTCGACCTATGCTGACTCTCATGTCGATGTCAGATACAACTAA
- the si:ch211-79k12.2 gene encoding endothelial zinc finger protein induced by tumor necrosis factor alpha isoform X1, which yields MDKEKSVDICSWMEMQQFVGDVITAGNSSGSLKEQAEVLSAAWGLAGAEGLGFKGHTLEPLQQPRAAQEKAGGGHRRGGGGVDEHHGCTCPGCPYSSSPPLFETLKPRQASSSTLCSDTGGFSRTTPVNLSVCLADTTEVNSNAASHLETRPSSRLHREDAERGTRNAGLASHQNSEMPTSRASSGLLSHLSLFPCLCCHRGLQTCAQILSQQERTDSPFSHTHAHHHFHHHHCPLASCLPCPQLGHSAPLSGSFPCFSCQCSLPPCTQIGGRQHRQTRQQEERDRTAPNPMPLHPCMHCPATFNRPSQLLQHQRSEHAHKQPGFLCTECGRAFNSHSNLRIHLNVHTGARPYICCDCGKSFSQSGALKIHKRIHTGERPYSCGFCGRGFPHLAGIRAHQRIHTGEKPYCCSQCGKCFTQSGALKVHSRIHTGERPFICSICEKGFSNRSGIRFHYRTVHGLVPEATGEAAAGSPPGRPRTFPSTNPRPNTHNIPESNSHSTLNTRDASAVMAPHLGSDLLGRNSGDSQSEGSKTDSNRETLMYVCEDCGLRFKDAPSRNQHQTLVHYSSEQMEDESEEEEQGKELMPAELAQDSSKG from the exons ATGGACAAAGAGAAAAGCGTCGACATT TGCTCGTGGATGGAGATGCAGCAGTTCGTTGGTGACGTCATCACAGCTGGAAACAGCAGCGGCTCTCTGAAGGAGCAGGCGGAGGTGCTGAGTGCAGCCTGGGGATTGGCTGGAGCTGAGGGTCTGGGGTTCAAAGGTCACACACTGGAACCTCTTCAGCAACCCCGAGCAGCCCAGGAGAAGGCAGGAGGAGGACACAGGAGAGGAGGAGGTG GTGTAGACGAGCATCATGGCTGCACCTGCCCTGGCTGTCCTTACTCCAGCTCGCCCCCTTTATTCGAGACGTTAAAACCCAGACAAGCTTCATCCTCAACACTGTGTTCTGACACTGGGGGGTTTAGCCGCACAACTCCAGTGAACCTAAGCGTGTGCTTGGCAGACACCACGGAGGTGAACAGTAACGCCGCGTCCCACTTAGAGACCAGGCCATCCAGTAGGCTGCACAGGGAGGATGCTGAGAGGGGGACTCGGAACGCTGGACTAGCTTCACACCAGAACTCTGAAATGCCAACATCTAGAGCTTCATCTGGTTTGTTGTCCCACCTCTCCCTGTTTCCCTGCTTGTGTTGCCACCGTGGCCTACAAACCTGTGCGCAGATCCTGAGCCAGCAAGAGCGCACGGACTCACCATTTTCTCACACGCACGCTCACCACCATTTTCACCACCACCACTGTCCCCTTGCCTCTTGTTTGCCCTGCCCTCAGCTTGGTCACTCTGCTCCACTCTCGGGTTCGTTCCCCTGCTTTTCGTGCCAGTGTTCCTTACCTCCCTGCACTCAGATCGGTGGCCGCCAGCACAGACAAACCCGGCAACAAGAGGAGCGGGACAGAACTGCCCCAAACCCGATGCCTCTGCACCCTTGTATGCACTGCCCTGCCACCTTTAACCGTCCTTCCCAGTTGCTGCAACATCAGCGCTCTGAGCATGCCCACAAACAGCCTGGTTTCCTCTGCACAGAGTGCGGCAGGGCCTTCAACTCGCACAGCAACCTGCGCATCCATCTCAACGTGCACACTGGTGCCCGGCCATACATCTGCTGTGACTGCGGGAAGAGTTTTAGTCAGTCGGGGGCTCTGAAGATTCACAAACGGATTCACACAGGTGAAAGGCCGTATTCCTGTGGTTTCTGTGGCAGGGGGTTTCCTCATCTAGCAGGCATACGAGCCCATCAGAGGATCCACACCGGAGAAAAACCCTACTGCTGTAGCCAGTGTGGGAAATGTTTCACCCAGTCAGGAGCTTTGAAGGTCCATTCCCGTATTCACACAGGAGAAAGGCCTTTTATCTGTAGCATCTGTGAGAAAGGCTTCTCCAATCGCTCTGGGATACGCTTCCATTACCGGACAGTCCATGGGCTGGTCCCTGAAGCCACAGGTGAAGCTGCAGCTGGGAGTCCTCCAGGACGTCCTAGGACCTTTCCTTCTACCAACCCTAGACCAAATACACATAACATCCCAGAAAGCAACTCTCATAGCACCCTGAACACAAGAGATGCTTCTGCGGTGATGGCACCTCATCTGGGTTCTGACCTGCTTGGGAGAAACAGTGGTGACTCCCAGTCTGAGGGCTCAAAGACAGACAGCAACAGAGAGACGTTGATGTATGTGTGTGAAGACTGTGGCCTTCGGTTTAAAGACGCCCCATCCAGGAACCAGCACCAGACTCTGGTGCACTACTCCTCTGAGCAGATGGAGGACGAGTCGGAGGAGGAAGAACAGGGGAAAGAATTAATGCCGGCTGAGTTGGCTCAGGACAGCAGCAAAGGTTGA
- the si:ch211-79k12.2 gene encoding endothelial zinc finger protein induced by tumor necrosis factor alpha isoform X2 produces MDKEKSVDICSWMEMQQFVGDVITAGNSSGSLKEQAEVLSAAWGLAGAEGLGFKGHTLEPLQQPRAAQEKAGGGHRRGGVDEHHGCTCPGCPYSSSPPLFETLKPRQASSSTLCSDTGGFSRTTPVNLSVCLADTTEVNSNAASHLETRPSSRLHREDAERGTRNAGLASHQNSEMPTSRASSGLLSHLSLFPCLCCHRGLQTCAQILSQQERTDSPFSHTHAHHHFHHHHCPLASCLPCPQLGHSAPLSGSFPCFSCQCSLPPCTQIGGRQHRQTRQQEERDRTAPNPMPLHPCMHCPATFNRPSQLLQHQRSEHAHKQPGFLCTECGRAFNSHSNLRIHLNVHTGARPYICCDCGKSFSQSGALKIHKRIHTGERPYSCGFCGRGFPHLAGIRAHQRIHTGEKPYCCSQCGKCFTQSGALKVHSRIHTGERPFICSICEKGFSNRSGIRFHYRTVHGLVPEATGEAAAGSPPGRPRTFPSTNPRPNTHNIPESNSHSTLNTRDASAVMAPHLGSDLLGRNSGDSQSEGSKTDSNRETLMYVCEDCGLRFKDAPSRNQHQTLVHYSSEQMEDESEEEEQGKELMPAELAQDSSKG; encoded by the exons ATGGACAAAGAGAAAAGCGTCGACATT TGCTCGTGGATGGAGATGCAGCAGTTCGTTGGTGACGTCATCACAGCTGGAAACAGCAGCGGCTCTCTGAAGGAGCAGGCGGAGGTGCTGAGTGCAGCCTGGGGATTGGCTGGAGCTGAGGGTCTGGGGTTCAAAGGTCACACACTGGAACCTCTTCAGCAACCCCGAGCAGCCCAGGAGAAGGCAGGAGGAGGACACAGGAGAGGAG GTGTAGACGAGCATCATGGCTGCACCTGCCCTGGCTGTCCTTACTCCAGCTCGCCCCCTTTATTCGAGACGTTAAAACCCAGACAAGCTTCATCCTCAACACTGTGTTCTGACACTGGGGGGTTTAGCCGCACAACTCCAGTGAACCTAAGCGTGTGCTTGGCAGACACCACGGAGGTGAACAGTAACGCCGCGTCCCACTTAGAGACCAGGCCATCCAGTAGGCTGCACAGGGAGGATGCTGAGAGGGGGACTCGGAACGCTGGACTAGCTTCACACCAGAACTCTGAAATGCCAACATCTAGAGCTTCATCTGGTTTGTTGTCCCACCTCTCCCTGTTTCCCTGCTTGTGTTGCCACCGTGGCCTACAAACCTGTGCGCAGATCCTGAGCCAGCAAGAGCGCACGGACTCACCATTTTCTCACACGCACGCTCACCACCATTTTCACCACCACCACTGTCCCCTTGCCTCTTGTTTGCCCTGCCCTCAGCTTGGTCACTCTGCTCCACTCTCGGGTTCGTTCCCCTGCTTTTCGTGCCAGTGTTCCTTACCTCCCTGCACTCAGATCGGTGGCCGCCAGCACAGACAAACCCGGCAACAAGAGGAGCGGGACAGAACTGCCCCAAACCCGATGCCTCTGCACCCTTGTATGCACTGCCCTGCCACCTTTAACCGTCCTTCCCAGTTGCTGCAACATCAGCGCTCTGAGCATGCCCACAAACAGCCTGGTTTCCTCTGCACAGAGTGCGGCAGGGCCTTCAACTCGCACAGCAACCTGCGCATCCATCTCAACGTGCACACTGGTGCCCGGCCATACATCTGCTGTGACTGCGGGAAGAGTTTTAGTCAGTCGGGGGCTCTGAAGATTCACAAACGGATTCACACAGGTGAAAGGCCGTATTCCTGTGGTTTCTGTGGCAGGGGGTTTCCTCATCTAGCAGGCATACGAGCCCATCAGAGGATCCACACCGGAGAAAAACCCTACTGCTGTAGCCAGTGTGGGAAATGTTTCACCCAGTCAGGAGCTTTGAAGGTCCATTCCCGTATTCACACAGGAGAAAGGCCTTTTATCTGTAGCATCTGTGAGAAAGGCTTCTCCAATCGCTCTGGGATACGCTTCCATTACCGGACAGTCCATGGGCTGGTCCCTGAAGCCACAGGTGAAGCTGCAGCTGGGAGTCCTCCAGGACGTCCTAGGACCTTTCCTTCTACCAACCCTAGACCAAATACACATAACATCCCAGAAAGCAACTCTCATAGCACCCTGAACACAAGAGATGCTTCTGCGGTGATGGCACCTCATCTGGGTTCTGACCTGCTTGGGAGAAACAGTGGTGACTCCCAGTCTGAGGGCTCAAAGACAGACAGCAACAGAGAGACGTTGATGTATGTGTGTGAAGACTGTGGCCTTCGGTTTAAAGACGCCCCATCCAGGAACCAGCACCAGACTCTGGTGCACTACTCCTCTGAGCAGATGGAGGACGAGTCGGAGGAGGAAGAACAGGGGAAAGAATTAATGCCGGCTGAGTTGGCTCAGGACAGCAGCAAAGGTTGA